The Struthio camelus isolate bStrCam1 chromosome 15, bStrCam1.hap1, whole genome shotgun sequence nucleotide sequence ATTACTGTCCTCCCCGACATTTATAGATACTCAGCATGACCTTTAAGTTGATAAAGCCAGCTCACCAAGACAGTTGATCTAAACAAGTTATTGACTTTACAGTTAAGTAGAGAAAGGCAGATGCCGGTAGACAATGTATGTAGCTGCGTTTTAATTCTGCCAATCTTAGCAAGCAATAATCCATGCTAGAAGCTAGTGATGGGCAAATTCACAAAACCGTCATTAAGAGCTGCTTATAGTATTAACAAACTGTAAGCTCTTCTGTATCCTTCCtcactttccattttaaatagcACATTTGTAATGCATGATGCTCTTCTCTTTACTACATAAGCCTGCATCGCTATCTACAGGTATGCGGTCCTCATCGCCATCACTTAAGAGAGATTCCCAAGCCCTGTAGAGATAgacattttctccttccttctgtgcTACAAAGATGAACAGCTTAATAGTGAAGTACTATTTAAGAACAAGAAGGAACTATCCCTGTACCTCTTTTCCAATATTTAAACACTTCAACACAAGGAATAAGACCAGGACGCTATTGTCAGACAGAAATGACTGTGGCACATACTGTTTTGAAGAAGCTCAAGTTTTCTACTTAAACCAATGAGCAGGGACTATAAAGACCAggtaaaacaaatctgaaaagttGCTATAATAAAGCAATCTgattgaaagaaattaaaacacaatCCCAAGCTACGTTTAGGCATTTTGCAGAAATGCACTTATATTAGAAATGGTAAGACATTATGTAATGCATGTCATTGTAAAAACCATGACCGTGTCTCCCTATAATTGAGAAATAACCCTGTGTCAGGAAGCGCTTATGGTTTAGAAAATTCCTGACAACTTGCGTATTTCTAAGACTGCATGTTTCTAAGAAAAATACTATCTTAATGATGCCTTAGATTTAAATATGCTTGCATTTGTTTCAGCAACAAGGTTTCCCTGCTAGGCAGGTTTTATTCTTGGCATCCGCTGCAAAAAGGAACCCATGAGAGAAGCTGCGTTCTAGTTTAGTTCAGGCCACTGAAGCACGTTCATAAGGGGCTTTATTTTACACGGGTTGGGTGCTTTTCCAGTAAGTGAAGTTCAGGACATTGCCACCAGATAATTCTCTTATTATATCTTGAGCTCAGAGGGACAAAACCTAAGAACAAAATAAGGTCACAGCAAACTCTCTACGGTTCAGCGACCTTCTAGACAAAGagtctctggggagcagagagaaaCGCGTTTTCTGAAAGATTGTCCGTTTTACACTGTCACACTGATTTTATCAACAGCACTGACTAATATATATCCAGAGTAAAATTACTAAAGCTGTCCTAAATCTGTAATTTCTGTAGTTTCTGATGCACTTCCAAAGAAGGTCATCACCTAACAATTTAGTTGAGTTAAAGCTGTGGTAAGGGTAAAAGTTGAAAGGACAGACATTTAAGAGCtatggaagaaagaaggaatgcTTAGGATTTCTAGGAGAGAAAAGTCACTTTTTCGGTATTATATAAGCAAAAGCCCGAACTGTTACGGAAATTCTCAGCTGCGTATTCTAGCTGTACTTTCCGGTATCTCCTTCtaggttttatttattaaaaaaaaaaaacaaacattacaaCTTAAAGAACCAACAGCCCAATTTTCAGAAATTCTGAGCACCATCAGTGCCTGTGAGGAAAGCCGGGGTACTCAGTTTTTGAGAAATCCAGCAAGTAGTAAACACAGTAGCAGTTTTTAAAGATCCAGTGTCCGAAGTTAGAAGGGAATTAGAACGCACATTTTCTTATTTACTGCAAACAAGTACATTTACATTTCGTGGGATACATTTTCGGTGCTTTTCTTGCTCTCATAAGCTACTAGCTTgggttctctctctttttcagttcaTCGCTCCTCCTCCCACCTCTGATTGGGCTCTTGAAATTGCCTCTTTCTCCATACCCTCTAAATGTAGCTGATCAGGAgagcaaacaacaaaataaatcttAATTTATCATTCTCCAAAAGTAGCTATTTAGAGTTTTCTTCAGCTCCCATGACTGAGATCTCGTATACTTCAAGACTGCTTTTCATACCTAATAATTTTCCAGGGTTTTGTGCAATGTATCTGGGAAACTTCTGGAAGAAGAGATTGTTTTGTCATCATATAagacaaaatacaaaaacaaagagaaaagaattcagaATGCTACCGATTTTGCTTTTAGGAACTTTTTCTCCTGACCACGTTTCCCATTCCTTTATACTGAGCTATTATAAACCCTGTAAGACACACAATATTCACTCTTTGCACACCCACGTTTCAAATTCTTGTATATTCGACCAATTTGCCTGCTTGCCCTCTCTGACTACCCTACTCTTGTATTTGCTTAGCCTGTACACACAAGTACTTTGTTCTTTCAGAGCGCTGGTGAGCTAGCTTTATTTCTCAGCATGACCAATAGCTTATGCCGGATACAGCATTTGTTCTGCAGAACAGTATAAATGGATACCTTACTCTACTGAGAACGAATAAAACACCATCGtttcatcttttgaaataaaagaagcaTACTGCTTACCTGAGGACAAATAAAGCCTGCTCCATACATGACACTTCTTATTGAGGAAGAAAGGACATCCTTAGGAATGAGATTATCCGCAAAGATCATCATAAAATTGTTGCAAAAGGCAAGGTGGAAGACTTGGAAGAAGTTCAtagttacaaaaaataaaaagtttttctcTGCCATAATCTGTTTGGTTAATGAAATTACAGAGGACCAGGAGAGAGCTCCATCACCATTTTCCAGAGTAGCGCTCTCCGTAAGAACTTCTCTCTGCTCATACTGACTTGTGCTATATTTGCCTGTGTAACACATACAAGCTGTTGCCAACGCTGCAACCAAAACAGTAAAAGCCTGAAAACAGGCAAACTTTTCCATGTTGTCTGATATTAGACCACAGAAGAGAATGCTTGTTGATCCAATTAATGTTGCTACTTGGTTATATTTAATAAGCTGAAGCCTACTTTCATGTCTTGTGGAAATTTCTGCAAAGAGCGCGCATTGTGCTAGAAGCACAAACGTAAGCAAACCATCAAAAGCACATAAAGCAACAATAAGGTGAAGACCGCTTAGCCAGTCACCTTCCTCATACTGTTTCCAAGGAAACCAAGGAAGCAAAAAGGCTAACGCATACAAGGGAGCTCCATATAAAATTGAAAACTGACGTCTTGAGCAGCATGCGAATTTGGAGTTGTCTTGAATATACCCAAAAAGAGGATCATTAATGGCATTCCATATCATAAATACCACCTGTGACAACAAGCatgaaaaacaacagaatttATCATTAGTGTCATTCTTCTGCAGAGGCTGTGCAAACACACAAGTAATAAACATTgtatttatgcaaaataaatctctattcaaagaataaaaagagaggGAAGCTTGCCAGGTCAAAATGGACTCAGGAACACATTTCCAAAGGTATTTAGATGTTGACAGTAAACGAGTAGCTTTGAAAAACAAACCGAATAGGCAGGAAGGTGCCCAACTCCAGTTGAGATAAACCCCTGTCTCCAAGACCTCACTCCCTCAAAAGCTTATGTATCTGGGCTTTCATCTCACAAGCTCTTACAGCAAGTAATTTAAAGCATGAGTTGGCCATCATATTCAGGAGATCATTTAGGTGCTCAAGTTGCTCACATGAGTAGgaacttgcagaaaaaaaggcagtatttAAGTACTTAAATAGTCCATAGGAAAGCACTGAAGTCGAAGGTCTCCATGAAGCTGAAGTGCAAGATTAGTTTAGAACATTACTTCAAGTTATGAAAGGTAAAAATCTTTCCAGCAATGAAAGTCCAgagattttttaatttaaagactgTAAACAATGCACTTTAAGTATGCCTTCAATTGCTCATGCATTAACTAAATTTAACATGGAATTTTTGTATAACTATTTGCAATAAACTCAAAAGgaattcattaataaaaataactttgataTGCCAATACAGACACAGAGCACAacacagaaatcaaaatattccGCTGTACAATACCTGTGCTTGATGAAACGCTACTTCTGAAATTTTGTATTGGTTTAGGAAAAGCTTAACGTAGTAGAAATTAAAGATACTGTTCATCATTCCAGCACCTAATGTAGTCATGGAATATGCCAGTGCATTAGGATGAATTCCCCAAACAAACTTCATTTCCAAATTGTGCAAGTCTCTTCTTTCTCTAGTTACAAAAGAAGAATTACAATCGTTGGTagaaacattttccaaagcaaaaagacATGGGAGATTTGCTTGTTTCAGAGAAGCGAAACTAGTGTCTTGGATGAGAATTTCCCCATCCTCAGTCACTTTTTTGTTAAACGCGCAACACATTTTACTGAGGTACGAGACACTGAGCACAAAACTGAACAGGTGTAAAAATTAAGCATGGCATTTCCCAATATAATcagtccttaaaaaacaaaagaacaagtaGACAAAATGTCAAGAGCACATAAAGCAACTGGTGCACAGACCCAACACAAAAGTCTGCTACTGCAAGCACTAATCTTGAGGTAGAGTTCAAAGCAACTGCGTACATTTTACATCCTTCCTGCTAGCTACGTAGTTCTACAATTACAAAGAACTGGGTAGGAATGAAGTGACTCAATTCATATTCCTGTGTATTCCATTGTTATGAATGTCAAATTCAGCATGCGCTTAgatgaacatttattttaaaatgaattcaaagCTTTGTCTTCCTATTTTCTAATGTTACTAGTTAACAAAAAGGAGCCCAAGTCATGGAAGCAATATTTTCAGCTAATAAACTAATGAAACTTACTTAAAGCAATCAAAATAccttttaagaaacattttcGTACTGGAAGAGAACTTGTGTAAATAAAATCCAGAAAGTAACTCATATAGAGTAACACAGGATTTGGAGTATATCCAAATAACAGATTCAGCCCAAGGATATATAGTTCCTTAATATAGCAAACAGATCTTCAGCCAACAATTTTGTAACATGTTGGCTTTTTCCACATATCTAGCATTTAGCTGAAGTATGTTTAGTATAAACCCTCCAATGAAAATAGCTAGAGGTTCTGGAGAACCTCTACCTTTTAAAGCAGAGCAATGAGTACCTTTATGGTCCTTGACCAGATTTGATTCTCTAATCCCAACACGCCAATACTTCTCTTAGATACTCTGTCCTTAACTGAGCCTTTATTCATCTGTATATTTGTTCAAAAGAAACTGTCTGCCATAAATTCGGCTATTACTTCAGGTTCAAATCTCAACCTTAATTAAGGACACTAACTCCGAACTTTGCAGCCCGTGTCCCATCAATGGTCCACACTTCACTCTTGTGCGCTATACTAACAATTTTATCctaaaagctatttttcaaatattcatcAAAATACACGGTTTGAATATTTGATTGTTCAGCTTGATAAACAAATCTATTAGCAATTCCTTGAACTCCTCATAAAATGATcatgaaagaaacaggaaatgaaaagcacGGCTGTTTCGAACCTTCCTGCTGCCTGTGGTTCACCAAGTGGCTGAAGACAGGCTGCTGTGAGGAAAACAGTAAATTCTTCATCACCAGGTGAGGGCCAGGCAACAGACAAAGCAGGGGACTGGAAAATTGTCTATTCTGGCTAAGGCAGAATATGGAACAGCAGTTCTTCCATTCCCTCCAACACAGAAAGTGAGGTATTTTAAGAGCGGTAAAACGAGGGTGTATTTTTGTACCTCTATTTAAGATGCTCAACTATGAAACAATAAGCAAAGAGGAAATAACTCCTCTTtacaagtaaggaaaaaaaatcaagctgaaaaACAACTtgatcaaagtttttttttttccctctaaggccaaccttttctttttttttttttttaagcacatgaCTGAATTTGTATATACTTGAGAATGACAGTGATATatgttttcaaagttatttttcatgGAGCTATGGCTATAGCAGTATTTCCATGTCCAAGGgatgaaattttgcatttttgtaacAAGTTCTGTTTCATAAACTATTACCGAGAAacctaaaatggaaaataaggttATTGAAACGATccccatttaaaatgtttattttagaagtATAATACTATAAATTGTGAGCGTCATTATAGAAGCGTGCTACTGACAAGCGCCGCATTTTAAAATGAAGGGCGTATTCAAGCCTTCACAACTACACTTAATGTAGTATTTAAGTAGCAGATTGGTGTAGCAGATACTAGGGCACTTGGAAAAGTAGGCATTTCGCACGTATTTCCTTGTGCAAGACAGCACGGGTTTCCCAACAGGAATTGTGGGCCCCTCGCCTCCCTCAAATTCCACGAGCACCAAGAAGAAACGTGCTTCGCGCTAGCTTTACCTGCAAACTAGTACttcaaatttttccttcttccaatcACATTTGACTCAGTTCCTTCCTACACACAGATAAAAAAAAGGTCTCCTCAGCTTCAGAAAATTGTGAAGTAGTATTTCTTTCACAAAATCCTTCTCACAAGGGACAAACAGGCCTCGAGTGCCATGACTAACTGCAACGCACAGGACCTGACACAACGATTTACACTAATTGGCACATCTGGTCCTGTACTTTGTTTATGAAACAGGCTCAATTAGAAGTTGAGGTGCCACACTTCCTCTCCCAACAGACGTGCTCTTTTTAATTGTACAGCCGGGGGATCACGCACGACCatcccctccctcttcccaagagCCAGCCTTTATGTTGAACACGCTGAAGAGCAAAGCGCTGACATTCTGTGACTCAGAGAGGGCGAACCAATTTCGGGAATCTCTCACAGAAACCCAGCGCCCggcgccaggaggagggagcgggcagggccgcgggcctccgccgccctgccccgccgcgacgccctcccgcagccccggccaaCGGGCTGCTCACAAAcgcctccctcctctctcctccgtGACTCGAGCCGCGCTGAAGCAGAGCTAAGGAGAGTCAGGGCTTTCCTCGTCCCCAGCCGAAGGCTGCGGCAGCCGCAGGGGCGCCGCCGCCCTCACAGGCCGCGGGGCTGCACCTGGCCGCCGCGCTCGGAAACCTGCCGGGCTGGAACCggggctgtttctctgtgaaaacCGGGACTTTCCGCTGGGCGGCTTTCCGCTGGGCGGCTCCCTCCCCCTTGCAAGGGCAGGAGGCGCGGGGCGGAGGGCCGTTTGCCGGCGGGACACCCGCtgcaactgggggggggggggagaagggcatCGCGGGCGCTTCCCACGGCGCGCCCCGGGGACCCCCGTGCGGGGCGACCGGCACCTCCCCtacgcccggccccgccccgcctgaCCCACCCCCGGCCGTGCCAGCCCCGCTCCTCCCGGGACCCCACCCCGGAGAACGCCACAGAGCGCTCCCCCCGCCGTTAAccccctccgcggcggcggcgccgccgccgccccttccACAGGGTCTAACCGACCTCCTCCGACGGGAGGCTGCGTAGCCCGCTCCCGGGGCGGGGCATCATCAACTTAGGCCCACCTCCTCCCCATTCTCACTGGCGGTTCGATCCGTATTCGCCTGATGATTGGCCCACGCTCCTTTCGATCCGCCCGGCGAGCGGCTCCCCATTGGCTGCCCGCGGGGGAGGTCAGGCCGTTCCGTTTGAATCGCGGGGAGGCGgtgggcggccggccggccggccggccgggcgtaGCTGCCACGTTgctgccggcggctccgcgcagccCGGCCAGAAGGGGGAGCGGTTCGGCAAAGTCCGGAAACGCTCGGCAATGGCCGGAGGCGGCTTTTaaggagcggcgcggcgcggctgccggcTCGCTCTGCCTCGCTCCGCTGTCGCTGGGCGCGAGGGGGCTCGttagcgccagcgccgccgccccgccctgccccgcctcGTCCCCATCGCCGTCCTCCGGCGGCgccggcaggggaaggggcgcGATGCTGGCCGACAGCCTGGTGGAGGAGTTCGAGATCCGCGAGGATGAGCCCTGGTACGACCAGCAGGACCTGCAGCAAggtgaggcgggcggcggcgaggcgcagggcggcggcgggcgccgaccccggcgaggggcgggcgcggcgggaaGGGCGTGAGGGGCCGAAGGCGccggcgaggggcggcggcgggagcggagctCGAGCCGCCTcgcggccggcgggagcgcggcgtcccccggcgccccggcagcgGTGAAGCCCGCGGCCGTCTTTGTTCGacggggcgggagcgcggccgcccccttcccgcccgcCCGTCCTCcctcggcggcgggcgcggccggcggggctgcaccgggccgggccgaggggcgcGCCGCGGCACCTGCTGACCGCCGCTGCCCTCGCTTACTTGCCCGTCTCCTACCAAAAATCCTCTtgaggacggggtgggggggggggtggtgggaaATCCTAAGAAAAGCGCCATTTCGCGTCCGAGCGCCCGGGCGGCGTgccgctccgccgcggcgggaggAAGGTCGCAGGCAGGCGGCAGGTCCGCTCGGGCTGCGAGTCTGCCACGGACGCCGGGTGCCAGACCCGCAGCTGGGCTTAGCCCTCTTTAGAACTGGTATTTACTTAGTTctacctcttttttcctctgtattattattattttttttaaatcctgaggTAAGTTGGAGTGGCCAGCTCGGAGCCCTGGCGTGGCTTCCTTCAGACCTGCTCCAGACCTACGCTTTTGGCTCTTGCGCTGAAGTTCAGGCTGATTCTTGGGGTTGGTGGGCGCTATTGTACTCTCAACCATAAAGAAAGATACTTTTTAAAGCTCGCTCCGGTTGAGCAGTTCTCACACTGAGATCAAACAACAGCGGAAACTTCCCGAGACGGGAATAGGTCTCTAATTGTATGTTTTGACTGTAACGTAGCTAACTTTGGAAGCTCTGTTTAGGTGCTCTTTGCTCAAAACTGATGTTTCCCTGGCTATGGTTTATACACCAATTGATTTAAATAAGATTCTGCAACAATAGTTTGCTGCTGAAGGGAAGAGCTGAAAATCTGAAGGTGTGATTTAGCGATGTTTACTATGTCAGTTATTTATTGAGTAGAAAGAAGACCTACGAACAGACTTCAGTGTAATGCATAGTGACTACTTGCCTTATTTACGCtcctttaattcattttaataataaagtgAGTGAAATAATCACCATTTGCGCTTGTAAGAGGCAGTATTCCATTCTAGAAGTTCGTCCCTTTTGAGGGTTAGTTAATTAATTTTCTATCAACATTCAGTCTTTTTCTGAGGATTATCTCCTTACAAGCCTAGACGGAAGTGACTAATAGCCTTgccaaaagggaaaggagaaaaacgaACTGAAGGGCAAGTTAAAACGCAAAGATGACGACTTAAGGGAATGTCTTTGAAGTGTTCTTTATGCTACGCTCCTGGAGTTTGAAAGATGCTCTTCATCGTGCTGAAAGTACGCAGTACTGACGTCTCTGCACAGAGTAGCAAGAATGCTTATCAAGGTGTCTCTACGCTTTTCACAACTTAATCAGTGcacatttaaaaactgaagagtATGTTTGTGAGGAAATCTACAGTGTTAAGCATATAAAAGCCACCTCCAAACAAGCCTGTAGTCCCTGTCCGTCTTTGAAATCTAAAATTCGGGGAGGGTTTTGGCCGAACTTTTGACAGTCTTTGTATATGCTGGAAGCTTTTCCCTTGACAATGGGCTTTTCTGGCATTTTGTTCCTGAAAATGGAATACTCCTGGCGTTCTCTAAGGATGGGAACAGCCATCCCTCCTCCTGTAAGGTCATATTTTGCTGCGGTATGCTGACCTTTGAGAAAGAATTCTCTTATGGCTGCTCGTTTACATCTTGCTGTTTTTCACTTTAATATCAACAAAACAGTGGGTTATCTGAACACAGAGTGAGGAATAGCTCAGTAAAATAAGGGCTTACTTCTACACTTAAGTGAACTTCAACAGACTGACTTATGTATCTTACACTACCAATGCCTTCTGCTATTGGAAAGAATAGGATTACTTTGCATTGAGAGTTCTCCGAATCATTTTGTTAGGGGAGTCATGAAAAAGTGGAAGAGAAGCATCTTGGTActgttttaatctttctttcccaATTATAGTAACGCTGTCGGTAGAGAATGTGGAGGAGCGTTGATGAATGATGGCTGTTTAACACCATGGGCATATCATCCAAATCTTGTTTTGATTTGGGGATTTCAGATGGAACAGTTGACTACGAGGAGTAGGACTGATTTACTAAAATCAAGCTCTTAAAATTTGCACCTACGTGCAGCACAGAGGCTTTTAAGAATGCAAACTGTATCTTCATGGTGAAGAACAAAGGCACCTGGGTGTCTGTTATGCGACTTCAACACATAGCTGTTAGTTTACTGAAGTTTGCAACAGAAAATGCAGTGTGCTTCTAATATGGTACAGCAACTCTTAGAGAGGTGTAAGttaactttttccttctgtatctgGAGAACAGATGATATATTCTATGCCTGACTTTTAAAATTtgcagtttcaaaagaaaaaatgcatcttGTGCACTCTCCTTGGCAATGCCTAGTTGTGCTATGCTTTAAATGGCCAAATTTCACTCTACGTGAACTCAAAGACTAAACGTAGGCACACAACAATTCTGTGGTTTATTTAAGATCAGAAGAAGCAAATCACTAATTCATACATTAATAGcctgagagtttaaaaaaaaaaaaaaaactactggaCACTTTCAGTTTGCACTGACTTCACTGGGGTATATAGGTACTTAATGTAGAAAAATGAATACAAAGCAAATTCTTCATTTTAGAACAGGTCAGATTGTTTCAGTCCTTGCTTCCTCTAAGGACAGGAGTTCGAGTTTTACTGCATGCTCCTGAGCTCTTTAGCTTGTCTTCTCCCTCTCAGAAACAAATTGCCTTAATTACAAAACAGCATGCTTCTCCCATAACAACTCACTTGTGCTTCTGCCCTTCTAATGAACAGAATGAGTGTGTAAGTACAATGACATGAATTCTATTGTTCACGTTGTATTCAAAGGACCGTGTGTTATGTGCAGCTTGATTTAGTAGACGTGCGGGCATTTAGGAAAGAAACAATCTTCTCCTAAATGTATTTGAACATCAAAACAAACTTTCACTTTGGAGAGAGAAATGGCAGCAAGTAATTCCATTATGCGTTACATCTCTAACGTAATTCTAAATCCTCCCTACAGCTCTTATTCtactctattaaaataaaagaatgaattgCTTAGTCTTTGCCCTGAATGATGCCAATACTAATTGCTGACTGGCTtttaacaggttgcccagaggggtggtggagtctccttcgctggagatattcaaaacccgtctggatgtgatcctgggcaatatgctctaggtgaccctgcttgagcagggaggttggactag carries:
- the LOC104149654 gene encoding transmembrane protein 180-like isoform X4; translation: MKFVWGIHPNALAYSMTTLGAGMMNSIFNFYYVKLFLNQYKISEVAFHQAQVVFMIWNAINDPLFGYIQDNSKFACCSRRQFSILYGAPLYALAFLLPWFPWKQYEEGDWLSGLHLIVALCAFDGLLTFVLLAQCALFAEISTRHESRLQLIKYNQVATLIGSTSILFCGLISDNMEKFACFQAFTVLVAALATACMCYTGKYSTSQYEQREVLTESATLENGDGALSWSSVISLTKQIMAEKNFLFFVTMNFFQVFHLAFCNNFMMIFADNLIPKDVLSSSIRSVMYGAGFICPQCLVLLSHASLKKFGYYRIILFSFYFEGIAAAVMFFLGPEHSYLLAFYLTANMVIVQASFSLFNLPLADIVDADLIKHKRRSPLSSMVFGTNALFTKPAQSLAPMLVVTILNQFGYENLNNEIAQPDPSCSVSLPAHS
- the LOC104149654 gene encoding transmembrane protein 180-like isoform X2 — its product is MKFVWGIHPNALAYSMTTLGAGMMNSIFNFYYVKLFLNQYKISEVAFHQAQVVFMIWNAINDPLFGYIQDNSKFACCSRRQFSILYGAPLYALAFLLPWFPWKQYEEGDWLSGLHLIVALCAFDGLLTFVLLAQCALFAEISTRHESRLQLIKYNQVATLIGSTSILFCGLISDNMEKFACFQAFTVLVAALATACMCYTGKYSTSQYEQREVLTESATLENGDGALSWSSVISLTKQIMAEKNFLFFVTMNFFQVFHLAFCNNFMMIFADNLIPKDVLSSSIRSVMYGAGFICPQCLVLLSHASLKKFGYYRIILFSFYFEGIAAAVMFFLGPEHSYLLAFYLTANMVIVQASFSLFNLPLADIVDADLIKHKRRSPLSSMVFGTNALFTKPAQSLAPMLVVTILNQFGYENLNNEIAQPDPSLFLGLHDAMFCLICLVPLCIAVIQILTWTRFSIQNSHLTTVH
- the LOC104149654 gene encoding transmembrane protein 180-like isoform X1 — protein: MKFVWGIHPNALAYSMTTLGAGMMNSIFNFYYVKLFLNQYKISEVAFHQAQVVFMIWNAINDPLFGYIQDNSKFACCSRRQFSILYGAPLYALAFLLPWFPWKQYEEGDWLSGLHLIVALCAFDGLLTFVLLAQCALFAEISTRHESRLQLIKYNQVATLIGSTSILFCGLISDNMEKFACFQAFTVLVAALATACMCYTGKYSTSQYEQREVLTESATLENGDGALSWSSVISLTKQIMAEKNFLFFVTMNFFQVFHLAFCNNFMMIFADNLIPKDVLSSSIRSVMYGAGFICPQCLVLLSHASLKKFGYYRIILFSFYFEGIAAAVMFFLGPEHSYLLAFYLTANMVIVQASFSLFNLPLADIVDADLIKHKRRSPLSSMVFGTNALFTKPAQSLAPMLVVTILNQFGYENLNNEIAQPDPRARNSTKGAKLRPVKQGTPEIQPISCLFLQKEFLKYEAFCLYFLHMCVCMHAPAFYTKLDC
- the LOC104149654 gene encoding transmembrane protein 180-like isoform X3; its protein translation is MKFVWGIHPNALAYSMTTLGAGMMNSIFNFYYVKLFLNQYKISEVAFHQAQVVFMIWNAINDPLFGYIQDNSKFACCSRRQFSILYGAPLYALAFLLPWFPWKQYEEGDWLSGLHLIVALCAFDGLLTFVLLAQCALFAEISTRHESRLQLIKYNQVATLIGSTSILFCGLISDNMEKFACFQAFTVLVAALATACMCYTGKYSTSQYEQREVLTESATLENGDGALSWSSVISLTKQIMAEKNFLFFVTMNFFQVFHLAFCNNFMMIFADNLIPKDVLSSSIRSVMYGAGFICPQCLVLLSHASLKKFGYYRIILFSFYFEGIAAAVMFFLGPEHSYLLAFYLTANMVIVQASFSLFNLPLADIVDADLIKHKRRSPLSSMVFGTNALFTKPAQSLAPMLVVTILNQFGYENLNNEIAQPDPSHTDPDVDSLFNPE